A window of Microscilla marina ATCC 23134 contains these coding sequences:
- a CDS encoding LysE family translocator: MIYLQGVLYGVTLALLIGPVFFALLRVSIERGFTSGAWMALGIAISESFVIALVAVGVAQLAETKEFQFYLGIVGGSMMLVFGLLPFFKKVKRRTETENSISKKAQGYRLAIEGFLLNVLNPSVYLFWIGAVAFNSHLKSNEMFSFFAGAITTVFVTDLLKAYLANYIRGYLTEKVLDRVNKIAGAALVCFAFWLFYSAFYGFKMPA, encoded by the coding sequence ATGATATATTTACAAGGGGTACTTTATGGTGTCACACTAGCACTGTTAATCGGTCCTGTTTTTTTTGCCCTGCTGCGAGTAAGTATCGAACGTGGTTTTACATCGGGGGCCTGGATGGCACTCGGCATTGCTATAAGTGAGTCTTTTGTGATAGCACTGGTAGCGGTAGGTGTGGCTCAACTAGCCGAAACAAAAGAGTTTCAGTTTTATTTGGGCATTGTGGGTGGTTCTATGATGTTGGTGTTTGGCTTGCTTCCTTTTTTTAAAAAAGTAAAAAGACGTACAGAAACCGAAAATAGCATCAGTAAAAAAGCCCAAGGTTATCGCCTTGCCATTGAGGGTTTTTTGTTAAACGTACTCAACCCATCGGTGTATTTATTTTGGATAGGGGCAGTAGCATTTAATAGTCACCTCAAAAGCAATGAAATGTTTAGTTTTTTTGCCGGAGCCATTACTACCGTGTTTGTTACCGACTTGCTCAAGGCTTACCTTGCCAACTATATCAGGGGGTATTTGACCGAAAAAGTACTGGATAGGGTAAATAAAATTGCTGGTGCTGCTTTGGTATGCTTTGCTTTTTGGTTGTTTTACTCTGCATTTTATGGTTTCAAAATGCCTGCTTAA
- a CDS encoding N-acetylmuramoyl-L-alanine amidase family protein, producing MHIRLLSLGVVIAWLVTLTLGQGIAQKKKRPNTSQNKGFVLVIDPGHGGKDTGRLRGSKSMKHEKSLNLTIALKLGKYVKKYLPHIKVYYTRTTDRYLSLEERVDFAHGKDADAFISVHCNSVEHKQVHGTELHIHSFDLPASKYLAKLINKQFKQRAGRKVRGIYDADKRQKNFYVVQYTRMPSVLVECGYMTNTSEEKYLNSDRGQSIIASAIFRAFRVYTQSKRPRERREIVYQVQLMATQKPISPDSEHFKDVPKEVKRVPNKHSKKYKYRYVTGWEYTLKGARRLLNEIHSVGFKEAFLVASKSGR from the coding sequence ATGCACATTAGGCTTTTATCTTTAGGGGTTGTCATTGCTTGGTTGGTTACGCTCACACTGGGACAAGGAATTGCTCAAAAAAAAAAGCGTCCCAACACAAGCCAAAATAAAGGTTTTGTATTGGTGATTGATCCCGGACATGGGGGAAAAGATACCGGACGTTTGCGCGGCTCAAAAAGCATGAAACACGAAAAGAGCCTCAACCTTACCATTGCGCTTAAGCTGGGAAAATATGTAAAAAAATACCTGCCTCATATCAAAGTATACTATACCCGCACTACCGACCGCTACCTCTCGCTGGAAGAACGGGTAGATTTTGCCCACGGCAAAGACGCAGATGCTTTTATAAGTGTGCACTGCAACTCGGTAGAACACAAGCAAGTACATGGAACAGAGTTGCACATTCATAGTTTTGACTTGCCCGCCAGCAAATACTTGGCAAAACTGATCAACAAACAGTTTAAACAACGCGCTGGGAGAAAAGTCAGGGGCATTTATGATGCAGACAAACGCCAAAAGAACTTTTATGTGGTACAATATACCCGTATGCCTAGTGTGCTGGTAGAGTGTGGCTACATGACCAATACCAGCGAAGAAAAATACCTGAACTCTGATCGGGGACAAAGCATTATTGCTTCTGCTATTTTTAGGGCTTTTAGGGTTTACACCCAATCTAAGCGTCCCCGTGAGCGCCGCGAAATTGTATACCAGGTGCAGTTGATGGCCACCCAAAAACCTATATCGCCAGATTCTGAGCATTTCAAAGATGTGCCGAAAGAAGTGAAACGAGTACCTAACAAACACTCAAAAAAATATAAATACCGCTATGTGACAGGCTGGGAATATACTCTAAAGGGAGCACGTCGTTTACTCAACGAAATTCACTCTGTAGGTTTCAAAGAAGCTTTTTTGGTAGCAAGCAAATCGGGACGATAA
- a CDS encoding metallophosphatase domain-containing protein, translated as MKIVCISDTHGKHSQIAVPEGDLLIHAGDLSARGRPKEIRRFNNWLATLPHRHKVVIAGNHDFLFEDEPHQAEALLTNAIYLNDSGVTIEGVNIWGSPITPWFFDWAFNRARGADIRKHWDLIPENIDILVTHGPPKGVLDQTAKGEEVGCEELTEVIQDIRPRYHIFGHIHEARGRVEVNGTHYINASMLNLQYEAVHQAVVIDYMR; from the coding sequence ATGAAAATAGTTTGTATATCAGACACCCACGGAAAACATAGCCAAATAGCGGTGCCTGAAGGTGATTTGTTGATTCACGCCGGAGACCTAAGCGCTCGGGGCAGACCCAAAGAAATACGCCGTTTTAACAACTGGCTGGCTACTTTGCCTCACCGTCATAAGGTAGTTATTGCTGGGAATCACGATTTTTTGTTTGAAGATGAACCCCATCAGGCAGAAGCACTTTTAACCAATGCCATTTATCTCAACGACAGTGGAGTTACTATAGAAGGTGTCAATATATGGGGGTCTCCCATTACTCCTTGGTTTTTCGACTGGGCGTTTAATCGTGCCAGAGGAGCAGACATTCGTAAACACTGGGATTTGATTCCTGAAAATATTGATATTTTGGTTACCCATGGACCACCCAAAGGAGTGTTAGACCAAACGGCAAAAGGGGAGGAGGTTGGTTGTGAAGAATTAACCGAAGTAATCCAAGATATACGTCCAAGATACCACATTTTTGGTCACATTCATGAAGCACGTGGCAGGGTAGAAGTTAACGGCACCCACTATATCAATGCCAGCATGTTGAACCTACAATATGAAGCAGTACACCAGGCCGTTGTCATAGATTATATGAGATAA
- a CDS encoding GH3 family domain-containing protein has protein sequence MPILGKLLKEGIKLRKSIEQEKKTPFDLQKKQLLQLLSSAKQTAFGTHYNFKDIIHAIHNSKGDDLSFYEAYRESVPTFDYDTIYNEWWHRARKGEKDVCWKGPVKYFALSSGTSGSSSKHIPVTKAMVKAIHRTSIRQILSLSNFKDLPSKLYGKGMVMLGGSTHLNRKGAFFEGDLSGITASQIPFWFQHFYKPGKKIAKKTDWNSKLDEIAEKAPKWDVGFVVGVPAWIQIMMEKIIERHNLNHIHEIWPNLMVYTHGGVSFEPYKKGFQKLLGEPITYIETYLASEGFIAFQTHPNSNMRFVLNNGLFYEFVPFTEDNFNTNGELIRNPKTYMIHEIEENKDYALLLSSCAGAWRYLIGDTVRLTNREKSEMIITGRTKHFLSLCGEHLSVDNMNKAVELVANECNIDVKEFTVAGIPHENLFAHKWYIGTNDKVDLDVLKSKIDNKLKELNDDYAVERSAALKEVYVETLPTDVFLNWMKMKGKEGGQNKFPRVLKSNQYQEWENYLNQHYRTTV, from the coding sequence ATGCCAATATTAGGTAAATTGCTCAAAGAGGGTATAAAGTTAAGAAAAAGTATAGAGCAAGAAAAAAAGACACCTTTTGATCTTCAGAAAAAACAACTTCTTCAACTACTCTCTTCTGCTAAACAAACTGCTTTTGGTACCCATTACAATTTCAAGGACATCATTCATGCGATCCATAATTCCAAAGGTGATGATTTAAGTTTTTATGAAGCTTACCGAGAAAGTGTTCCAACATTTGACTATGACACCATTTATAACGAGTGGTGGCATCGTGCCCGCAAAGGCGAAAAAGATGTTTGCTGGAAAGGTCCAGTCAAATACTTTGCGCTTAGCTCTGGAACCTCAGGCTCTTCATCTAAACATATTCCTGTTACAAAAGCAATGGTGAAGGCAATTCACCGCACAAGTATTCGTCAAATTCTTTCTTTGTCTAACTTCAAAGACTTGCCAAGTAAACTCTATGGCAAAGGTATGGTAATGCTTGGAGGCAGTACCCACCTTAACCGTAAAGGGGCATTTTTTGAAGGTGATCTCAGTGGAATTACCGCGAGTCAGATTCCTTTCTGGTTTCAACATTTTTATAAGCCAGGAAAGAAGATTGCAAAAAAAACTGATTGGAATAGTAAGCTAGATGAAATAGCCGAAAAAGCACCTAAATGGGATGTGGGCTTTGTAGTGGGCGTACCTGCCTGGATTCAGATTATGATGGAAAAAATCATTGAACGTCATAACCTGAACCACATTCACGAAATATGGCCAAATCTAATGGTATATACTCATGGAGGGGTATCTTTTGAACCTTACAAAAAAGGGTTTCAAAAGTTGTTGGGAGAACCCATCACCTACATAGAAACCTATTTGGCCTCTGAAGGGTTCATAGCTTTTCAGACTCACCCCAACAGTAACATGCGTTTTGTCCTAAACAACGGCTTGTTTTATGAATTTGTACCCTTTACCGAAGACAACTTCAACACTAATGGAGAGTTGATTCGCAACCCCAAAACGTACATGATTCATGAAATTGAAGAGAACAAAGACTATGCTTTGTTGCTTTCAAGTTGTGCAGGTGCCTGGCGCTACCTTATTGGTGACACTGTTCGTTTGACCAATCGCGAAAAAAGCGAAATGATTATTACAGGTCGTACTAAGCATTTTTTGAGCTTATGTGGAGAGCACCTGTCGGTTGACAATATGAACAAAGCCGTTGAGTTGGTAGCCAATGAGTGTAATATTGATGTAAAAGAGTTTACCGTAGCTGGTATTCCTCACGAAAACCTGTTTGCCCACAAGTGGTACATAGGCACTAACGACAAGGTTGATCTGGATGTACTCAAGTCTAAGATTGACAATAAGCTGAAAGAATTAAACGATGATTATGCCGTAGAGCGTTCAGCCGCTTTGAAAGAGGTTTATGTAGAAACTTTACCTACAGATGTTTTTCTTAACTGGATGAAAATGAAGGGCAAAGAAGGTGGACAAAATAAGTTTCCCAGGGTACTGAAAAGCAACCAATACCAAGAGTGGGAAAACTACCTGAACCAACATTATCGCACCACTGTATAA
- a CDS encoding YggS family pyridoxal phosphate-dependent enzyme yields the protein MNIAQNIENINTKLTPTNTKLVAVSKTKPAEMIQKTYDTGWRRFGENKVQEMVEKHEILPKDIEWHLIGHLQSNKVKYIAPFVSLIHGVDSMKLLKEINKQAAKNERVIQCLLQLHIAEEDTKFGLSFAEAKEILASQELTTLKNVHVVGVMGMATFTDDKTQVRNEFRNLKTFFDEIKTEVGHLTNVDLQEVSMGMSGDYEIAIEEGSTMVRVGSAIFGTRTYNN from the coding sequence ATGAATATTGCCCAAAACATTGAAAATATTAACACAAAACTTACACCTACTAATACAAAACTAGTAGCGGTAAGTAAAACCAAACCCGCCGAAATGATTCAGAAGACTTATGACACTGGTTGGCGTAGGTTTGGCGAAAATAAGGTGCAGGAAATGGTAGAAAAACATGAAATATTGCCTAAAGATATTGAGTGGCACCTGATAGGGCATTTGCAAAGTAACAAGGTAAAATACATTGCACCATTTGTGTCATTGATCCACGGGGTAGACTCAATGAAATTGCTGAAAGAAATAAACAAACAAGCCGCCAAAAACGAGCGGGTGATCCAGTGCTTATTGCAGTTACACATAGCAGAGGAAGATACCAAGTTTGGTTTGTCGTTTGCCGAAGCCAAAGAAATACTGGCTTCGCAAGAGCTGACTACGCTGAAAAATGTGCACGTGGTGGGTGTAATGGGAATGGCTACTTTTACTGATGACAAAACCCAGGTACGAAACGAATTCCGTAATTTGAAAACTTTTTTTGATGAGATAAAAACCGAGGTTGGTCATTTGACCAATGTAGACTTGCAGGAAGTGTCTATGGGGATGAGTGGTGACTACGAGATAGCTATAGAAGAAGGCAGTACCATGGTAAGAGTGGGCAGTGCTATTTTTGGGACAAGAACCTATAATAACTAA